A stretch of the Saccharolobus caldissimus genome encodes the following:
- a CDS encoding transporter gives MLKLRKTLPIAITSIIAYALPTFVLVAPSYTVNQFNLPHWLSFLIVSIAFGGRIVGAIIYQKIIVTLGSKKVFLISMIALGTISLVSGFASNVILLTAVRFLVGVVFGISTSFAIEQAVRSDNAFIVAFTMSGWAVGWVVGAITYLTLRLWYLIALSGVVTIPFSILYSKVGSFKGKGAENVLDPPSFLSILTVFLAFEPAFILPLAPQILEKEGGISWLILGYSLSFFMYLLIPYFVKFVGNTKVMIVTILITAITGTLFFLTSIPYLVVMFNAFGLGIISLAPGIAMKYGANARNVGMATNLVAIGAVLLPVVGSIDTEIVASSITFVSMIVLLVLGLRRR, from the coding sequence GTGCTCAAGTTAAGGAAAACTCTTCCCATAGCCATAACATCCATAATAGCATATGCCTTACCCACTTTCGTTTTAGTAGCCCCTTCTTACACCGTGAACCAGTTCAACCTACCCCACTGGCTTTCCTTCCTTATAGTATCCATAGCCTTTGGGGGAAGAATAGTAGGAGCAATAATTTATCAGAAAATTATCGTTACGTTAGGGTCGAAGAAGGTTTTCCTAATATCGATGATAGCGTTAGGAACGATTTCTCTAGTCAGCGGGTTTGCAAGCAATGTCATATTACTTACAGCAGTTAGGTTTCTTGTAGGGGTAGTTTTCGGTATTTCCACCTCATTCGCTATAGAGCAGGCTGTGAGAAGTGATAACGCGTTTATTGTGGCGTTTACCATGAGCGGGTGGGCGGTTGGGTGGGTTGTCGGAGCAATAACTTACCTGACACTTAGGCTCTGGTATCTTATTGCCCTATCCGGTGTTGTGACAATACCTTTCTCTATCCTTTATAGCAAGGTAGGAAGTTTTAAGGGTAAAGGTGCGGAGAACGTGCTGGATCCTCCAAGTTTTCTATCTATTCTTACAGTATTCTTGGCTTTTGAACCAGCGTTCATTTTGCCTTTAGCTCCGCAAATTTTGGAAAAAGAGGGAGGAATATCATGGCTTATTTTAGGTTATTCGTTATCCTTCTTCATGTATTTGCTAATCCCCTATTTCGTGAAGTTTGTAGGGAATACTAAAGTTATGATTGTTACCATTTTGATTACTGCGATAACCGGGACTTTGTTTTTCTTGACAAGTATTCCTTATCTTGTGGTGATGTTCAATGCTTTCGGCTTGGGGATTATATCGTTGGCTCCGGGGATAGCGATGAAGTACGGTGCTAATGCTAGGAATGTGGGTATGGCGACGAATTTGGTTGCGATAGGGGCTGTTTTATTGCCTGTGGTGGGTTCTATTGATACTGAGATTGTAGCGTCGTCTATTACGTTTGTGTCAATGATTGTTTTGCTAGTCTTAGGGCTTAGAAGGAGGTGA